The Anas platyrhynchos isolate ZD024472 breed Pekin duck chromosome 6, IASCAAS_PekinDuck_T2T, whole genome shotgun sequence sequence AGCATGGGGACACCCCCCTCCCCGGTCCCAGGTAGCAGAGGACAGGGCACAGGCACAGCACTCAACGTTTCTGCTTTAATAAAACCCCAAAGGTCGGACCCAGAGCCCACCGCGGGCTCCCCgccgcagcggggccgggccacGTCACAGTATTTTGCCATAAAACGCTCCCAGGtcccccgggggctgctccctgaGGGTGTGATGCTGGTGATGCCCCACAGGAacggggggtttggggtgaccCCAAGCAGGGGCCGGACCCCGCAGAGCTGCAGGAGTCCCGCGGCACGCAGCAGGAGGCAAATCTGGACCGTGACCCCCCCCAGGCATTTGGCCCCGCTTTTGCCGCAATTTAAGGACCTGCCCCGCGTCCAGAGCCCCCAAATTCCAGGTGCCTTCTCTCCTGCTCCCCTCACATCCCGCAGGACAACGGGGCTGCTTCACACAGGAGGACAGAACACGGGCACATGGCCCTGCTGCTCCCGCTGCACCCCAAAACTGCGGTGCTCCATCCCTCCTGGTGGGAATCGCCGCGCTCAGGGCTTGCTGGAGCCTCCGGCACCTCCGTCCGGATCCTTCTTGGCCGCAGGCGCCTTCTCCTCCTTCACCTTCTTCAGCTTGGCCTTGCTCTTGCTGGAGGAGAAGGTGAGCGAGGCCTTGCTGAACTCCAGGGGGAAGACGCCCACGTCCCCGTCGAAGCGGTTTTTGGCCACCTGCAGGTACCGCTTCCCTGGCCCCGTCGTCAGCTTGCGGTCCTGCAGGATGAGGACGTTGTCGGCCTCCTGGCTGGCCTgcggggagaaaaaaaaacatctccagGGGGTGCCGCACGGGGAAAGGGGCGCCCCATGATACCCAACCCCGTCCCAGTGAGCTGTGGGGACAGCCCCGAGGGGCCGGGAGGAGGCACCTTGGCGGAGCCGAAGATGGAGGCGGTCTGCAGCTCCTTCTCGTCGTCCTCCTTGCGGGGGTGGATGATCAGCGTGATGTGGCACGTGTTGTCCGTGGCGAACTTGCGGAAGGCACCGATGATGAAATCCTGGGCTGCGAGCCTGCGGGGGAGGACAGCGAGGGCACGTCGGGGGCAGCCCCACGCTCCCAGGGGCAGCCACCACCCCAAAACAGGGCTGTCGTGTTGGACAGGACCTCAACGGGACACCCGTTTGGGGTTATAACTCCCAGAGAGGGTCTCACCTGTCTGCCGAGAGCTGCTCGTGCCCCATCATGAACTGCAAGTTGTCCACGACCACGTGGGTGATGTCGTACATGTAGACAGCGTGCTTCATGGTGTCGAGAACCGTCCTGCATGGGGGACACCAAAATTACTGGGGACACAGACACCGAGCCAGGCACGGGGAGGTGCAGAAGAAAGCCAGAACAGCGCTGGTGACAGCAGGGACGCTGCCACAGCACGCCCTGCCCCACGTGTCCCCTCACCCCGCCAGCACACAGAGAGCGagattttggggagaaaaaagggcCGGGGCCGTACTTGATGTTCTGCTGGCCGTGGAAGGTCATGAAGTAGAGCGGCAGCTCCTCGAAGCGGTCGGCCCACTCGTCGTACAGCTCCAACTGGTCCTCCAGGCGCCGCGCGGCGAACTGGGTCAGCATGATTTTGGCCAGGCGGATGTTGTTGATCTCGAAGCTTCCCCACAGCGTGCACACCCCTTGCGTGCACAGGTCCAGCGCGTACTCGCTGATGAACGTCGTCTTCCCGCTGCCCGTCGGGCctgggggaaagagggagaaatgaGCTGGGGGAGAAGATGTAACCCGTGCTGATTGCTCGGGAGggtatttgaaggaaaaaacaccTGGATACAGCCAAGAGCAACCCAAATGCGGCGTTTCCACAGGCAGCATCCCACACCTGGGGATGTGCACCTCCCAGCTGGGATTTGGGGTCTGGCTGCGCCCTGCGTGCCCCTCACCTGTGAAGACGGTGAGCTCGCCTTTGCGGTGCCCCTTGAGGAGCTTGTTGAGCTCGGGGAAGCGCGCCCACTTGACGCCGGCCACCTGCTCGCTGTTGGCCAGCTCCCCGAAAACCTCCTCGCGCAGCTGCCTGAAGGAGACGATGGACTTGTGGCCGGCGGGCAGGGCGGCGCGCAGGATCTTGGTGAGGTTCAGCCCCCGGTTCAACGCCTCCAAGGGCCGGGGCTGGAGGTCCCCGGGGCGCACCAGGGAGCAGCGTTTGACGCTCAGCTTGCGGGCAAAGAGCTTGGCGGCCTCCCAGGAGCGCAGGTCGTCGCCCAGCCACAGCGTGACGCGCTTGAACTGCTCCAGGTAGggcagcagggccgggggcAAGCAGGTAGCCCCCCGCGGCAGCGCCAGGCTGGGCACCCCAGTGGCTTGGTGTAGGGCCAGGGCGTCGAGCTCCCGCCCCGTCAGCACCACCTCGGTGTCGCGGCGCCCGACTAAAGGCAAGCCGAAGAGGTTGTGGTAGGCGTCGAAGCGGGGGAACGTCTCCTCCGTGGCGCCCACCAGCTTCAGCCCCCGCAGGGCGCCGTCGCGGGGGGCGAACCAAGGGAAGACCAGCGCCCTGGCGGCACGCAGGTAGCGCACCCCGAAACGCTTCAGGGTGGCGTCGGCCAGCTGGGCGATGCCGAACGCCGCCTTGGTGGCCCGGCTTTCTTCTTCATCCAATAGCTCCCAGAGCGGCAGCGCCCGCTCCCAGATGCGCCGGGCGGCCTCCCTCGCCCTCCtgccttcatcttcttcctcctcatcatcCTCATGAAGGCTTGGAGGGGGCAGCCCACGGTGGCGCAGCTCCACGGCAGCCTGCAGGTCCTGCCAGGTGCCCTCGGCCAGCGTGGCGGTGCAGAGGAAGCCGCCGGTCGTCTTGTCGATGAAGAGCGTGaagggcggcgcggcggggccgggggtgaAGAGGCTGGGGGCGTGCAGGCAGCTGTGGCCATCATGGAAGGGCAGCCCCTGCTCACGGAGGTACCTGCGGATCTCGGTGACGGACACAGCAGGGACAGAGGCAGCGGGCTCGGGCAGCACGGCCCTCTTGAAGCGGCGCTGCCTCAGCCTCcccacagccttctccatgcccaccatcatcatcatcaccccCCCGCGGCTCCAAATTGCCGACAACCCGGCGGCGGCTCTGTAGGGGCgcagcggccccgccgccatctcCCCGCCCCCCCTCGCCTCAGCTTCCCGCCCTCGCGTGGAGCCCGGCGGGCGCCGCCATTTCGTGGCCCGCCTCCCtcgttcctcctcctcctcctcttgtttctcctcctcctcctcttccggGGCAGCAGGAGCGGCCATGACGGCCCGGGGGGCTGCCAGCAGGTTTTTGGGGGCCGCGCTGTGCTGCGGGTTGGGGCGCTACGTGAGGCAGCTGCAGCGCCTGCAGCTCCTCTTCAGCCCCATCGCGCCCGACGCCCGCGGGGCCAGGTAGGGTGGGGATAATCGGGGTGTTTTGGGTTTATTTGGGGTTTATGGTGGTGTTTGAGCGCTgagggtgttgtttttttggggttcTGTGCCGCCCCGCAGGCAGTTCGTGGAGGAGCGGGCGGCGGAGTTCGCCCGCGGGCACCCTGAGGTGGTGCTGTACGTGCGGAAcgaggggggggcggccccaGTGCTGCGGGCAGAGTACTGTGAGTGGGGGgactgggggaactgggagggactgggaggggagggggggttgggggggagctgggagaagggggaggTTGGAGGGGGGGTACGGGGAGGGGGGCaatgggagggagaggggggactgggggggaactgggaggagAAGGGTATGGGGAGGGGGGATACTGGGTatgggggactgggagggggaactgggaggagaggggactgggggggaactgggaggaaTGGGACACTGGagggggggtactgggaggggggcactgggagggagggggggactgggggggaaGTGGGAGGGGGGCactggaaggggagaggaggggactgggggggaGCTAGGAGGGAACTGGGAGGAAAGGGGGTGCTGGAGGGGTACTGGGAGGGGGGCACTGGAAGGGAGAGGTGGGActgggggggaactgggaggagaggggacaCTGGAGGGGGGAACTGGGAAGGGCACTGGGTTAAGAGGGCGGACTGGGTAGGGGGAACTGGGGGGGTCTGGgcagggggcactgggaggagAAGTGTATGGGGAGTGGGGaactgggaggagaggagggactGGGGGGAGCACTGGGATGGGAGGGGGCACTGAGGAGatgggggactggggggggcaCCAGAGGGAGGGGGGTACAGAAGGaagggacacacacacagatgccAAGTGACAAgagggggggcactggggacccccccagcctcacccccTTGTGCTGCAGTGAACGGGACGGTGCGGGAGGAGCTGATCGCCAACAAGACCAGCGAGGAGATCGCCCAGCTCGCCACCAAACTGGCCAACCAGTCCGGCCTGGACGTGGTGCGCATCCGCAAGCCCTTCCACACCGACAACCCCAGCATCCAGGGCCAGTGGCACCCCCTCACCAACAAGCCCCCCGCCCTCCTCGTGCGGGGCCCCCGCCTGGCACCcccccaataaaaaaaaaacctcggCCCCTCTCCCCACAGAGACACCTCCGGACTGACCATCACGTTTATTGCCCCGGGGCCGTGCCAggggggagcaggcagggagggtgATGCCCCCTTAGGGGCGTACGGGGTGgattttgccccccccccaactcttcagagggaagaggcaggagggggctgatcTCTGGGCAATGTTTGGGGGTATGGAAAAGGAATTCCCCAGCCCAGGTTTGTCCTCCAGTGTCACCTCCTCCCTGTCACTGGGACACGGAGAGagttggggtgggatttggggattcAAGGCTGGTGGCTGCCCCTGGTAGTGCCATGAATTGGCCCTACAGGAGGcaggccctggtgcagagatcCTCCTTGGTGCACAAGGGACCGCCGAGGGGACATCTTTGTGCCACGGGGGACAGGGCAGTGCCTGACACCCCCCAAATATCCATCGTGCCATGGGGGAGGGCTGAAATGTGCCATCTCCGGGCTGTGCAAGGACACAGGAGCGGTGCTGGTCCCTTCCCACACTGCAGGGCAAGGACAGGGACAACCCTTGGGGACAGGACAACCTCGCTGCCAGCGTCCTGCTGCCCGCCACCGCGTCccctctgtgctgccagcagcgcCCTGCGGGGAGGGAGCAGAGTGCCATCAGGGTTAACCCCCCAGCTGTAGggccaccccacagcacccatcCCACAACTCACCCGGCGCTACTGATCCCTCCTCGGGGTGGGCACGGGGTagctctcctcctcttcctcctcctcctcctcttcctcgccgAGCATCCTGCCAGGAGAGTGAGCCCTGGGGGAGCAGACGTGGCAGCGGGCAGGGGCTggcggccccacagcccccccctgCGCCCCCATTCCCGCTCAGCACCCACCTGGCTGCCGGGCACCCGGGGCCAGGGCTGCCCGAGGGGGCGTCCTCACGTCTGGGACAGGGTCTCCGGCctggacagacagacggacggacagaaAGGGTccctcccctcccggccccgtgTCCACCTTCAGCCAGGcgccagctcctgcctccagcttgTGACCGCCGTCAGTGGGTTTTTTGTACTTAAATAAAGGTTTCAGATTTAAATAGATTCTtctctgggctttttttttttctctccttttcctttttttttttttctagtttttggACATCCCAAGTCTTTAAAAGTGAATGAAAAGCCGAAGGAACCGACGAGGCTGGGCCCGGCCCAACACTGGCGGTCCCGGAGGTAGTTTCCACCTGAGTCTCGTAACACTGCTGGCAAGGGGGGTGGGAaaaggggccgggggggggtgACTCCCCTCCGGCCCCTACACGGAGCTCTCGTCCAGCTTCTCCACCAGCTGCGTGtgtttcctcttctccaggatctTGCTGAGCTCCTCGGTGAAGGAGGCGCTGCAAAGCGGCGACGCCAGGGGCTcgtcctgctgcagcagcatgtAGCTGTTGCCGTTCATCTTGCGCAGGACGCTGGGCAGGGCGCCCACCCCGTTGGTCAGCTccgagggcagcagcagcggcggcggcggcggtagcggcggcggcggcaccaCCGCCGGCAGCTCCTTGACCGGCGAGGTGGCGGCCGTGGGCGCCTCGCCGGGGATGATGCGCAGGCAGCCGTCGGGGTAAGCGAGCCgctcttcatcctcctcctcctcctcctcttccttgcgGCCCTTGCGCAGGCAGCTGGCCGACACCGTCTGCAGCTCGGCGTTGGCGGCCCGCGGCTCGCCCAGGACGTACTTGCCCTTGCGCTTCTCCAGGCAGGACACGTAGAGCAGGACGATGGCCAGCACGGCGcacagcaccaccagcaccacgaTGGTGGAGACGTAAGCCACCTTGGCGTCGCCGGCCAGCCGGGAGGCGGCGTGCGGCTCGGTGctggcggcggtggcggcggcgcggggcagCTCGGGCAGCACGCTGAGGCTGTAGGCGGCCAGCAGCGTCCGCAGACCTCGCTCCTCGCCGTAGCAGCGGTACTCGCCGCCGTGCTCCGGCAGCGTGTCGGTCACCAGCAGCCCGTCCACCCCCACGCGCAGCCGCTCCTGCCCCGCGCCCGGCACCTCGCTGCCGTTCAGCAGCCACACGGCCCGCGCCAGGTTGGAGCGCTGGTCGCAGGGCAGCAGCACGTCGTCCCCACGCAGCACCGTCCGGTTCTTCCACGGCAAGGAGCCTACGGGGGCGCACACCGCGTTGTTACGGTGTCGTGGATCCCCCCCCGAGCCAGCCGGCACCCTGTGAAGCCCCCACCCCTATGTGCGTGGACTCACTGCGCCCAGAGCCGCTCCGGCATCCCGCGTTGCCGCCCTGCACGTCCTGCACCAGCCCCGTGCTGCGGGACAGAGGGGTCAGCGTCCTGCAGCCTGCACAGCCCCGAAATTATCGGGGTGAGGGGCACCCCCAGGGCTGTCCCTACCTGTCCCTGTTGGCCGTGTCACGGCAAGCCCGGCCGTCCCAGGCGCAGTAGGGGTCCCGGGCGAGGATGCAGTCGTAGCAGGAGGTGTACCTGGCACAGGAGGCCAGGGGCACCTGCAGGACCCCGCTGGCTGCCCCCACGTACAGGCTCCTCTGGGGTGAAAAGGGCCAAGCTCGCAGCGTCGCCCCACGCAGGGGGCACCCCTGCGagctccccagccccatttccACCCCCTCACCTGCTTGCGGGAGACCACCAGGGTCTCCACGGGCTGCGGCTCCCCGAACAGCTGCACCTCCTCGATGATGTGCACGCCGGAGTCCAGCACCACGGCCTTGTGCAGCCAGCCGTCCCCTGCGGAGCCGGGCGCTCAGGGGACACCAACCCCATCCCCGGCGCTCCTCGGGGACCCATCCCACGTCCCGCACTCACCCGTCCCCATGAAGAGCACGTCGTAGGGGCGCCCGTCGAGGGCCCGCACGCGGTCCACGGCCAGGCGGCTGTAGGCCACGCTCCTCTTGACCAGCAGCGGCTCGCCGCCCGCCGGCTGCACCTCCTCGAACATCAGCGGGTGCAGCTTGACGAAGTCCAGCACGCTGTTGGGCAGGTCCTGCGACGAGTTGAAGCCCTTCCTGCGGGAGCTGTCCGTGATGCACTGCCCGGGGAACGTAGGGGGACACAGAGAACCATCAGCGGGTGGCTCACCCGCTTGCACcccaacaaaaaacccacaaactctCCCCAAGCACTCACGGAGCCGGGCCGGGGCTCGGGCACGGCGCCGTCGTAGCGGGACCACTTGCGAGAGGAGTCCTGGTACTCCATGTAGGGGCCCTCGAAGGCGCGCTGCACCTCGGAGATGTTGTAGCGGCACACGGCCGACGCTTCCATCGTCCTCCTGGGTGCACAGCTCAAGTCAACCCAGGCTTCCAggctttccttttgtttttggCCATCCCCGTGCCCACCCGGCCCCGCTCACCACTGCGCCGAGAGGGTGAAGGCGGCGTAGAAGACGGTGCTGGCCCAGCCGCCCCCGTCCAGGCTGCAGACGCTGCGCAGCACCTCGTAGTAGGGGATGTAGCACACCAGGCGGGCCTTCATGAAGGACGTCCACTTGCGCTGCAGGATCTTCTTCCCCCCCACGTCACTCTGAAGGGCAAGCGGGGGATGTTGGAGAGTTTATTCTGCTCtgcccgtgcctcagtttcccccctgGGGGGTTAAACTCGGaggccctgcagcaggaggagcagcacccCGCTCCCCGGGGCCACCCTCACCTTGCAGACGCGGGCCACCCGGGCCACGCGGGCCACCTGGCTCTTGTCGAAGAAGGAGGTGGTCTCCTCGCCCGCCCGCTCCGTGAAGAAGTAGTAGATTTTGTCATCGTCCCCCACGGGGCTGTCCTTGCTCTCCCGGACCAGCACAGAGGCCACAAAGTCAGCGTCTGGGGGGCGCAGGGTGGGAAGGTGGCACCTGGGGGCTCtccagggtccctccctgcctcgGTTTCCCCTTGCAGCAAAGCGCTCCCGGGGCAATCCCCACGCACCAGTGCCACCAGTccgaggggacagggacagggatggggatggggacagggacggggacagccCTACCGTTCAGCCAGTGCAGCGGGGACTCCTCCATCTTCAGCGGCCGCTGGTGCAGGTTCCTGCGGATGTCGGGAAGGCTCCGAAATTCGTAGCGTGTGGCCGTGTACAAGCCACCATCTGCGTGGGGCGGGCACCCGTCAGCACGGCCACCACCGCACATCGGGGAcagccccaaaagccccccacGTCCACGTGGAGGAGTGTCCCGTGTGGCTACGGGACCGCTTACCCACGATGAGGCCGGTGTAGCCGCGGGAGGGGTCGTAGGGGCACTTCTCCTTGCCTTCCTCCAAGCGGGCGGGCAGCGTGAACCTGTCGGCGTCCTGCGGGAACGGGGGCAGCGTTAGCAATGCCCGGGCGGGATGagcctcccccaaaaaaaaccccacacaagCGCCTGTGGGGTTTCTGCACCCCAGCAAGCCTCAGCCTGGCCGAGTGGCCGCTGCCCAGCCGGGCTGGGTCCCCCCGGGGCCGTGGCGACGTCGCTGTGTCACCGCAGGAGTTATTTTCTTTGGGGTTTTGCAGTTCAAAGCCCTTCAAATAATGACGGGGCCGAGCGGCGTGGCGGCTCCGTCAGCGGCTGGGGACAAACCAGACGGGCAGCAGGGCCGTGGGAACAGCCTTGTAGTCCCACGGGCAGCTTGGGACGTGGGGACGTGCACCGTGGCCCCTCTGTCCCCCCTGGGCTGCGGGAgggacacccccagggacgcACAGCGCGGCTCTGAGACCCCCAACACCAGCACATCCCACCCTTTTgtgtcccccccgtgtccccacacgtccccagcaccaccccgCTGCGGGATCAGAGTCCAGCCCCAGCGCCGGGGTGGGGACTGGCGGCGTCTGCGTGACATTGACCACGGCGCGGCGCTGCCACCCCAAAGCCACGCGCCCAGACACGGGGTCTCTGCGCCCCAAAAGGGGCCGGGAACGGGGTCGGGAGGACTCACGATGGCAGCGCAGAGAGGGTGGAAGGCATAGGTGCCACAGGTGTAGAGGTGCGTGCTGTTGAGCCTCTGCAGGAACCGCACGTGGTTGAAGCACTCGGTCTGCGGAGAGGAGGAGGACCCCGGTCACCAACCGGTGACACCGCCACCGTGTCCCCCCTTGCCGCCCGGTGCTGGCCCTACCTTGTTGTTTCTGCCCTTCTGCAGGCAGTCCAGCTGCTTCTCCGGGGATGCTTCCCAGTGGATCTGCAGGGAGAAAAGCAGACACCACCTCACAACCCACCCTGGGGCACGGGGGAGCCTCTCTCCCCGTTTGGAGGCCGCTCGGGGACGAGGGGACAGGGCCACGGGGCCGTGCTCACCGTGCGGTGCGAGCCGTCAGCCACGTTGCTGGCGTTGAGGGCGAAGATGGCCCCGCGGGCCCCCACGTAGAGGATGCCCCGCtcgtcctccagcagcagcgtgGTGTAGTTCAGGCTGTGCCCGCTGAAACGCCGCACCTCGGAGAGCTCTGCGAGAGAAAATGGGGGCGCTGGGGGCGGGGGGCACACGGCCACCACCCCGGGTTTTGGGATCCGGCTTCACGGGGGAAAGTCTCGAAGCGGTTTTCGCCGCAAAGCACTCAAAAGCAGGCTGAGCTTCCTTCCCGTTTTCCCTCCCGGCACCCACCCTGCGCCCCCCTTACCCTCAAAGGTGACCGTCGTCCTGGGGGTGGCATCCAGGTCGGTGGCGGAGCGCCGGGACGGGTAGCCCATGACCGCAGCcaccaggagggcagccaggacCCTCAGCGTGCCCCCGAGCATCTTCCCCGGCCCCCGGCGAGGCTGGCccccgggctgggggggcccgGCAGAGCCACTGCTGGGGACGGGCTCCCCGGGACCCTCCTGAAATGCAGAAAGGGGTCAGGGGTGCTGCCAGCcatggggatttggggactCTCAGCCCCAGAGGCGTGCACGGGGGGTGAAGGCGCAGTGAGGGGGAGTGGCGGAGGATGCCACGGTCCCGTGGCAGGGGAGGCAAGCGCGTCACGAGACCGCACGTCTCTCCGCAGCAGGTGCAGAAGCAGAAGTGCCCCACAGGTCCCCAGCAGCACCCGGTCGGCAGCCACCACGTGGGGACCATCCCCAAgctgtccccaggcagctggtgcaccccaaaagccaaagggctctgccccttccccagaTCCATGAGCCCCGGGGTCCCCGCAGGAGAGAGGAGCtggcaggaaggaaagaaaaccccaaaaacacagaaagttGGCCCGAAATTTCTAAGGACAAAGGGTTGGGGAAGGATGCTCCAGGCACGTGCAGCGCAGGGTAGGGGAGAAGTGATCCGGAGCCATTTGGCTCCTCCACCAGGTCTTTCCAAACGAGGAGGTTGTTTTCCCCCCCAGTGTTTTTCCACTACATTTCAGCTTCCCTTTCATCAAAAGCTGCCTTGAAGCTCAGCATCTGCCTCCGCTCCCAGCCaggaagcaaaaagcaaaaaaaaaaaaaacccggCCAAAAAGGCTGccgctcccccaaaccccacctcAGCCGGCCCCGGGCGGGAGGTGTGAAACCAGAGCGGGGAGATAGCGAGGCGGGCGGCACGTCCCCGGGGAAACAAAACTGCAAGCGGGCtggagtggggccgggcaggaggATGGGGAGACGTGGGGAgggagcacggggctggggaTCCCATAAAACAGCCATCAGGGTGCAGCACCTCCGTCCTCCTGGCTGGGAAGCGAGCCCGGAGAAAGGGGCACCCCGTTTCCTAAAAGGGACCCCCGGCATCCCGCAGCT is a genomic window containing:
- the MRPL43 gene encoding large ribosomal subunit protein mL43 isoform X2 yields the protein MTARGAASRFLGAALCCGLGRYVRQLQRLQLLFSPIAPDARGARQFVEERAAEFARGHPEVVLYVRNEGGAAPVLRAEYSSPPCAAVNGTVREELIANKTSEEIAQLATKLANQSGLDVVRIRKPFHTDNPSIQGQWHPLTNKPPALLVRGPRLAPPQ
- the MRPL43 gene encoding large ribosomal subunit protein mL43 isoform X1, whose translation is MTARGAASRFLGAALCCGLGRYVRQLQRLQLLFSPIAPDARGARQFVEERAAEFARGHPEVVLYVRNEGGAAPVLRAEYWGALGTPPASPPCAAVNGTVREELIANKTSEEIAQLATKLANQSGLDVVRIRKPFHTDNPSIQGQWHPLTNKPPALLVRGPRLAPPQ
- the SEMA4G gene encoding semaphorin-4G isoform X1, which gives rise to MGAAAGLEQPRAPRPCLEPWRRWRGEGPGEPVPSSGSAGPPQPGGQPRRGPGKMLGGTLRVLAALLVAAVMGYPSRRSATDLDATPRTTVTFEELSEVRRFSGHSLNYTTLLLEDERGILYVGARGAIFALNASNVADGSHRTIHWEASPEKQLDCLQKGRNNKTECFNHVRFLQRLNSTHLYTCGTYAFHPLCAAIDADRFTLPARLEEGKEKCPYDPSRGYTGLIVDGGLYTATRYEFRSLPDIRRNLHQRPLKMEESPLHWLNDADFVASVLVRESKDSPVGDDDKIYYFFTERAGEETTSFFDKSQVARVARVARVCKSDVGGKKILQRKWTSFMKARLVCYIPYYEVLRSVCSLDGGGWASTVFYAAFTLSAQWRTMEASAVCRYNISEVQRAFEGPYMEYQDSSRKWSRYDGAVPEPRPGSCITDSSRRKGFNSSQDLPNSVLDFVKLHPLMFEEVQPAGGEPLLVKRSVAYSRLAVDRVRALDGRPYDVLFMGTGDGWLHKAVVLDSGVHIIEEVQLFGEPQPVETLVVSRKQRSLYVGAASGVLQVPLASCARYTSCYDCILARDPYCAWDGRACRDTANRDSTGLVQDVQGGNAGCRSGSGRSSLPWKNRTVLRGDDVLLPCDQRSNLARAVWLLNGSEVPGAGQERLRVGVDGLLVTDTLPEHGGEYRCYGEERGLRTLLAAYSLSVLPELPRAAATAASTEPHAASRLAGDAKVAYVSTIVVLVVLCAVLAIVLLYVSCLEKRKGKYVLGEPRAANAELQTVSASCLRKGRKEEEEEEEDEERLAYPDGCLRIIPGEAPTAATSPVKELPAVVPPPPLPPPPPLLLPSELTNGVGALPSVLRKMNGNSYMLLQQDEPLASPLCSASFTEELSKILEKRKHTQLVEKLDESSV
- the MRPL43 gene encoding large ribosomal subunit protein mL43 isoform X3; its protein translation is MTARGAASRFLGAALCCGLGRYVRQLQRLQLLFSPIAPDARGARQFVEERAAEFARGHPEVVLYVRNEGGAAPVLRAEYLNGTVREELIANKTSEEIAQLATKLANQSGLDVVRIRKPFHTDNPSIQGQWHPLTNKPPALLVRGPRLAPPQ
- the TWNK gene encoding twinkle mtDNA helicase, giving the protein MAAPAAPEEEEEEKQEEEEEERGRRATKWRRPPGSTRGREAEARGGGEMAAGPLRPYRAAAGLSAIWSRGGVMMMMVGMEKAVGRLRQRRFKRAVLPEPAASVPAVSVTEIRRYLREQGLPFHDGHSCLHAPSLFTPGPAAPPFTLFIDKTTGGFLCTATLAEGTWQDLQAAVELRHRGLPPPSLHEDDEEEEDEGRRAREAARRIWERALPLWELLDEEESRATKAAFGIAQLADATLKRFGVRYLRAARALVFPWFAPRDGALRGLKLVGATEETFPRFDAYHNLFGLPLVGRRDTEVVLTGRELDALALHQATGVPSLALPRGATCLPPALLPYLEQFKRVTLWLGDDLRSWEAAKLFARKLSVKRCSLVRPGDLQPRPLEALNRGLNLTKILRAALPAGHKSIVSFRQLREEVFGELANSEQVAGVKWARFPELNKLLKGHRKGELTVFTGPTGSGKTTFISEYALDLCTQGVCTLWGSFEINNIRLAKIMLTQFAARRLEDQLELYDEWADRFEELPLYFMTFHGQQNIKTVLDTMKHAVYMYDITHVVVDNLQFMMGHEQLSADRLAAQDFIIGAFRKFATDNTCHITLIIHPRKEDDEKELQTASIFGSAKASQEADNVLILQDRKLTTGPGKRYLQVAKNRFDGDVGVFPLEFSKASLTFSSSKSKAKLKKVKEEKAPAAKKDPDGGAGGSSKP
- the SEMA4G gene encoding semaphorin-4G isoform X2 — its product is MLGGTLRVLAALLVAAVMGYPSRRSATDLDATPRTTVTFEELSEVRRFSGHSLNYTTLLLEDERGILYVGARGAIFALNASNVADGSHRTIHWEASPEKQLDCLQKGRNNKTECFNHVRFLQRLNSTHLYTCGTYAFHPLCAAIDADRFTLPARLEEGKEKCPYDPSRGYTGLIVDGGLYTATRYEFRSLPDIRRNLHQRPLKMEESPLHWLNDADFVASVLVRESKDSPVGDDDKIYYFFTERAGEETTSFFDKSQVARVARVARVCKSDVGGKKILQRKWTSFMKARLVCYIPYYEVLRSVCSLDGGGWASTVFYAAFTLSAQWRTMEASAVCRYNISEVQRAFEGPYMEYQDSSRKWSRYDGAVPEPRPGSCITDSSRRKGFNSSQDLPNSVLDFVKLHPLMFEEVQPAGGEPLLVKRSVAYSRLAVDRVRALDGRPYDVLFMGTGDGWLHKAVVLDSGVHIIEEVQLFGEPQPVETLVVSRKQRSLYVGAASGVLQVPLASCARYTSCYDCILARDPYCAWDGRACRDTANRDSTGLVQDVQGGNAGCRSGSGRSSLPWKNRTVLRGDDVLLPCDQRSNLARAVWLLNGSEVPGAGQERLRVGVDGLLVTDTLPEHGGEYRCYGEERGLRTLLAAYSLSVLPELPRAAATAASTEPHAASRLAGDAKVAYVSTIVVLVVLCAVLAIVLLYVSCLEKRKGKYVLGEPRAANAELQTVSASCLRKGRKEEEEEEEDEERLAYPDGCLRIIPGEAPTAATSPVKELPAVVPPPPLPPPPPLLLPSELTNGVGALPSVLRKMNGNSYMLLQQDEPLASPLCSASFTEELSKILEKRKHTQLVEKLDESSV